One Nicotiana tomentosiformis chromosome 1, ASM39032v3, whole genome shotgun sequence genomic window, TCGAAGTACAAGTCCATGGCAACAAATAGATGGACAAATCCTCAACATCATATAGAGGACAAATCCATGGCAACATATAGAAGGGTAAATCCATAAAGAGggcaacttaaggtgcaaagggacttaaatgtccaccttaagattggaaagtatagttccttttaaggacaaacccacgaagaggccaacttaaggtgcacaGGAACttaaatgtccaccttaagattggaaaattagaaAGTTTCAACTCGAAGACTTGGTGGACTTGATGACATCAACTTGAACACTTGGAGGACTTTAAAGACTTGTCGGACTTTGCAGATTTCAACTTGAGGACCGACAAACTTGAAGATTTGATGGACTTGAAGATTCGACGGACTTTGATGCTTCAACCTGAAGACTTGGAGGGCTTAAATATTTTAACTTGAAGACCGACGAGTTTgaggacttcaacttgaagactgatagacttgaagacttcaacttgaagacttggaGGGCTTAAATATTTCGACTTGAAGACTGAAGAACTTGAAGACCGGCAGACTTAAAGATTTGGCGAACATGAAGACATAGTGAACCCCCGGACTTCAGTGCAAATACTTGgtagcctcctaaaagactataatcATCCAATTGAAGACACTAGTTTACCATGGAGGCTTGCTCCCTCTAAGTCATATGAGATCCAAGATTCAATAGAAGAATGATATTTCAGACCAATTTTCATGTGCTGGTTGAATGAATTACTTCTATCATACTTCATTTGGACAACTATTGGGgcaatatgtatcttttgaacttatgcgactgaatttagaatgaaactctaagctgcctacgtacctcggcgAAGAGGATCAAGTTATACCGTAGTTCATAATAGGTGATTTTTTTTAattgtcctaacttttgcctaggccgcctctttcaaGGTTTTCAATCTCGTggaatttgtttttattttttatttttttgtcctAACTTTtccctaggccgcctctttcaaggttttcaacctagtgaactttttttttgttttccgtACATAGTTTAGACTCATGTGGGCCAGAAgtgtaggaacatgcagtttaggctcatacgtcaaggagcgttgcaacttcaaggataatacttctttaaaaacttgccattgatagggccgattctcatgccatctgcatcaaccagCTTGTAAGCCTCACTTGAATAAGGTTCTTGcacgacatatggcccatcccattttgaagtgaacttccctacaaGTTTATGGGAAGTAGTAATGGGTCTTCTTAtggcaaggacttgatctcctacttgaaaggatcttggGCGAACTGttttattgaaggcgcgagacaaacgagcttgataacattcaagactctgttgagcttccaacctcttctcatcaagagcctccaactctgctaatcgaagtcgagcattttcttcatcaatgatcccttcttgaatagctaatcgtaatgaaggtatttaCGCTTGAGCGGCAAGACAACTTTGACTCCATAAACGAGTGCATAAGGGGTCACTTGTGTTGGTGTGTAAAGAGTTGTCCTATATGCCCACTGAGCTTCTTCCATACGACCATGCCAATCCCGTTTGTATTTGGAGatgactttctttaacaagttgcatagagtcttgTTGAGTGCCTCAACTAGACCATTGGCGGCAGCATTGTACATagaagagttacgttgcttgaagccaaagagttcacaaatcttgttcatcaacctattgtcAAACGGCTttccattatccgttattatgtaacgaggaatgccaaagtGATAGATAATGTTTACTCTGATaaaacttgcaacattttccttctttacttccttaagagcaacaacttcagcccattttgagaagtagtcagttgcagccaagatgtataggtgcccaccagaggactttggcagtggtccaacaacatccaatcctCAAGCATCAAACGGCCAGGATGCAACAGTCGGGTGCAACACTTCAGGCAGTTGCTGAATAAAATTTTcatggaattgacaagccttgcatcttcgagcaTAGTacaagcaatcttttaccatcaTTGGCTAATAATATCCaatcctttttatatggaagtggagctttggtccagactgatatgacccacataccccagaatgtgcTTCTTGGAGAGCTTCGAGTGCttcttcttcccctaagcatcgcaagagtactccctcgaatgaccttctgtataacatatctttgtagtaaaggaaacgAGGTGCATGACGACGaatttcagtccttctcctcggattttctggaagtatcccatagcTTAAGTAGTCGATAATAGGCTGTAgccattcttctttctcagctTCAGAAATAGTgacaagatgcttgagttcattttcttTACCTTCAGCCTCATATGGTGGcagtactacccatttttggcatacagtaacttgcgcttgatcaggcagggttaacgatgaagctagggcagctaaaACATCatccttcttattttctttccttggcacatgtTGAATAGTCACGTCACTGACCCACCCTATTATGTTTTTAGCATAATCATGATATAGGCGTAGTTCAggtttcttgacctcgtaactacctaaaagttggttgatcaccaactgagagtcaccaaagacttgcaattgcaacCGCTTCACTTCGACAACCATTTCAAGCCCAAATATTagtgcttgatactcagcaacattgttagagcagagttgcgtcaacgtaaaagagtagggcagaacttcaccttgagaagtgacaaatactacacTAGCACCAGCTCCTCGGGGatgtgcagcaccatcaaagtacatcttccatggaggttgaacttcaatgaccattgcgTCCTCATCAAGTAGTTCGTCACTTAGCTCCCAATCATCAAGTATAGGGTGATCTTCCAAGAAGTCCGCTAACGCTtgtccttttatagccttttgagggatgtacacaATTTTAAATTGTTGAAACTGGAGGTACCAGCTTGTTAGTCGATCACTAAGgacaggttttgacatcacgaacttgtAGGTATTTTCTCTAGAAACCAAACGAATGACATGAGCTTGAAAGTCGTTCTTCAACTTTTGGATTAAGAAGACTAGAGCCAAACATAACTTTTCGATTGGCGAATTATTCAGctcatttggtgtcatcatcctgctcaagtagtaaagggaGTTTTCTTTCCCTTAACTATTTTCTTGGACCAACAACGCTCCAACGGACCTTTTttgtgctgaaatatatagtatTAGCGGCTTTCCAAGTATAGGGGCTACCAAAACTGGCTGCTTCATCAAGTAAGTTTTGATACtttcaaaggcattgctacaagCTTGGTCCCACTTGAAAGGAACGTCTTTCTTCATGaggcgactgaatggttggcacctcccaaCTAGGTTTGATTtgaatctcctaaggtatgcTAGTTTTCCTTGTAgacttttcaattcatgaatatcgCGAGGCTCAGGCATCTTCAAAATTGCATCCACTTTGTCTTGATCAGTTCGATCCCTTgatgtcggacaatgaaaccaaggaactttccagaagtaactccaaaggcacatttcaatggattcatcctaagttggtacctctgGAGAAATTCAAACACCATCCTCAAGTCTTTTGAGTGGTCGCCCCTCTTTCTCGATTTTACCACCAAGCCGTCCACATAGCATTCAACATTCTTGTGAAGAAGGTCATCAAAGatattctgcatagccctttggtaagtatcaccagcgttcttcaagccaaagggcattaccttgtagcaataaatacccttgggggtGCGGAATATAGTAAactcttcatcttttggtgccatgcgaatttggttatagcccaaCGAACCATCCATGAAAGATATTGCCTCATAAccagtagtagcatcgatcatcagctctGGAATAGAAAGCGagaattcatctttgggacatGCATTGTTGAGATCTATGAAGTCAATGCACACCCGaatctggccattcttcttccttataGGTACAATACTTGAgacccatgttgggtatttaacttcgtGAATAAAGCCAGCTtcgatgagtttgttaacttcactTTCGATCAAGGGAACCAAGTCCATCCTAGAGCGCCTTTGGGCTTGCTTAGCAGGACGAGCGCCATTCTTGACTGCAAGGTGATGAACTGCTATTTTAGGGTCCAAGCCAGACatctctttgtaactccaagcaaagacatccttgaactccttgagtaactcgatataagtgctttcttcatcgaTTGCTAGTAAAGAACTTATGTATGTGGGCCTTGGTTCTTCATctgtgccaaggttaacttcttttaaggcatcaatcgttgccttcaccccttcttcaaTTTCCGGGGGAGCATCTTTcacatcttcatcttcttgaaggtccccatcattgaaggatatgtgataacacggtgaaacatcctctaatttctcgtcatcctccattagagatgAAACACCGTGCTCGCCTTGTgcagtaacatgatacgaagaacccacactttcttcatCATGTTCTTTAGTGTAGACCACAGTGTATGGATTCACATTTAGTACCTCATCACATGAAATCATGACttttgtttgtcgcctcattctagaaggaaccaaactttggaaatccttagagatATTATGAATTTTGGGCAAAGCGGGTGTtcttgtatttcgataatttctctggaacttACTCCCtttctttaatggacccaatctaTCAAACACGGAAGTCCTCACATTTGATTTTCCAAGTCAATCAAAGACGGAAGGCTTGTTAGAAGCGGCAGATTCATCTTCTACCGTGATATAATTGCTgctcgcccttcttatggagatgtGCACTGGTGATGAttgcttgtatcccaaaccttcacgtggttgCCTCATTGCAACTTCTGATAGGAGTTTCCCTAACTTTGAcggctcattgggattgtatccagcttttgcaaatagcctgtaagcgttaggatcaaaaccttcatttgttcgctttgtagggagtgccacattctgcaaatgattttgggccacaaaccctgctagtggctttgaggacaactttactgcctcaattcgttTTACCAGCAAagttaactcctttagcatgttagtttggagattag contains:
- the LOC138906122 gene encoding uncharacterized protein; protein product: MTPNELNNSPIEKLCLALVFLIQKLKNDFQAHVIRLVSRENTYKFVMSKPVLSDRLTSWYLQFQQFKIVYIPQKAIKGQALADFLEDHPILDDWELSDELLDEDAMVIEVQPPWKMYFDGAAHPRGAGASVVFVTSQGEVLPYSFTLTQLCSNNVAEYQALIFGLEMVVEVKRLQLQVFGDSQLVINQLLGSYEVKKPELRLYHDYAKNIIGWVSDVTIQHVPRKENKKDDVLAALASSLTLPDQAQVTVCQKWVVLPPYEAEGKENELKHLVTISEAEKEEWLQPIIDYLSYGILPENPRRRTEIRRHAPRFLYYKDMLYRRSFEGVLLRCLGEEEALEALQEAHSGSSGGHLYILAATDYFSKWAEVVALKEVKKENVASFIRVNIIYHFGIPRYIITDNGKPFDNRLMNKICELFGFKQRNSSMYNAAANGLVEALNKTLCNLLKKVISKYKRDWHGRMEEAQWAYRTTLYTPTQVTPYALVYGVKVVLPLKRKYLHYD